A stretch of the Amia ocellicauda isolate fAmiCal2 chromosome 10, fAmiCal2.hap1, whole genome shotgun sequence genome encodes the following:
- the frmpd3 gene encoding FERM and PDZ domain-containing protein 3: MDSASLTPGTARQVSLQRHPSHGFGFVAGSERPVIVRSVSPGGPSEGKLLPGDQILCINEEPMSDAPRERVIDLVRSCKESIVLTVLQPHQSPKSAFISAAKKARLRTNPPKVRFSEQVSVSDPDTTMLKDDALLLIPNVLKVFLENGQIKSFTFDSRTTVRDVMSSLQDRLSLRYIEHFALVLESGGLDQNHRLHLLQETQPLSQVVQRTYFQGMKCLFRISFFPKDPADLLRRDPAAFEYLYIQSRNDVIKERFGSDWKSDITLKLAALHIYITVSAARPNQKISLKHVEKEWGLEPFLPLTLLPTVKEKNVCKSLSQLLKTYQHPPPSGNKVPPLQAKLQYMRVLNELPPFGGLLFHTVGLDEKQSATTLLVGPRHGISHVIDLKTHLTTVLAEFSRVAKIQLFRETQGVARVEVGILEGKVPNSQPTLTLLCLSVSHPSQPLVLLMEWPDATNFACLISGYYKLFVDPKKNIFCRTPGQSHMIKADYRSAHAVPRPVPSAPSSSRHGEEAAVREGLPGDSGQRSAGHSDPLGFCYLHMKEQHQQHQDEHMDINKNLISREESRPRTKSDPTSKSSESLAVPESPSLVRAAMGVGGRARAYTLEPGQHPGRFFCDSCKARMKAAAAGAVGTSNGSSPQLQVPRQRCTQSCASREGGAVDLISLPPPGSDEDEEEEGEGGAIQPPPPAIAAPPPGFRDNSSDEDDPKRRAAAAAAAVAGATGPLPMQRRLPPEEVPVTLIDNVATRTVRDHAQELDDALVSTLQALEALAASEDYPHHHQQPPQTAGLIVLAAITPESSLDSGHETNSSELNDMSEMMSAMKQHQSQAYLLAHHINKERIFSRCDFPLAISGCTTQALGGAAFSVGQLCTSCPPKPLVLTKSTPLKVSPGQETPTSTGEQGRNQDLSQSPQNPGKLDLSVASTPGALCDSGASPSQASGDLKHASQEQRSQASMDLKVLSNAEGKLSPTPPTEAKGKVSGTTSPEITSKALPILLPVDSAISAKIRQTNTCQDAEAASRKTNKPSSSKGMLPTGELFCTCPVQPEPGAPLRLKDHQAQKVVVFHSSSPTDDERLRAKAKGLYLATSKESAVRGTGTEPGHKPGLLGPPKYSALNPEKSERKEKPEIKADSGHSKNPSETPKCLKTAISRVESTQAVGSGDTTTAAIAAAAASAAATNPDADAAECKKLSVMKPRPQRSAPFLSFRNLLSATFPARLRRETDERQAQLQKVRQYELEFLEELLKPKTAQVEFLPQGASPIPAGTPCPCQLRTSPVQKVPGISREQRRSCDCKRICRGIRLPDTPIGTALERRGRERTVNKPIPVPAIPKPPQQQEDLSRPQTLEIKTTRIRSTSLESREPREQPISCLPTCTSRSECMGAPQYKKLLRRYSISEADSNERVPLYAEVKPTKTKSLEKGMERARTAASKQPTPVEPSYAQLGEGKRKAVFSIQSEAARELELLREGQVGVGEGVVGLPGEEEDGREKCCSFCFCYRKCEVTDESSEKDELSYSIPLQVLPGMQLDANTVPVVSKTLQVLDADGCSGEEEPQSQEIDLRSSGTLEGSLSRVQALQGKTFSLPDGFLSAQLDANELLAILRQCASSPQPEDDPRLLAPRLVEYKKELALRFKEFRASCRRVAGVEKSPTRMLSAVTSSFQVLCALTQTFIRLVRGVRSEAQRLELLRKVEEVALNYTFLLRAAEESMGRSSSLPTKTSSAVTPPPAPGGTMAGSLTRSVKILIAK; encoded by the exons GTGGTCCCTCAGAGGGGAAGCTACTCCCTGGAGACCAGATCCTCTGCATTAATGAGGAGCCCATGAGCGACGCCCCCCGAGAGAGAGTCATAGACCTTGTAAG GAGCTGCAAGGAATCCATTGTGCTCACCGTATTACAGCCTCACCAG tcACCCAAGTCTGCCTTCATCAGTGCTGCCAAGAAAGCACGACTGAGAACCAACCCCCCGAAAGTTCGTTTCTCTGAGCAGGTGTCCGTCAGCGACCCCGACACA ACCATGCTGAAGGACGACGCTCTTCTGCTTATCCCCAATGTTCTCAAGGTGTTCCTGGAGAATGGACAGATCAAGTCCTTCACTTTCGACAGCCGGACCACTGTCAGG GATGTAATGTCATCTCTGCAGGACCGGCTGTCCCTGCGCTACATCGAGCACTTTGCCCTGGTGCTGGAGTCCGGCGGGCTCGACCAGAACCACCGGCTACACCTGTTGCAGGAGACCCAGCCGCTTTCCCAG GTAGTGCAGAGGACCTATTTCCAGGGGATGAAGTGTCTGTTCCGTATCTCTTTCTTCCCCAAGGACCCTGCAGACCTGTTGAGGAGGGACCCTGCGGCCTTTGAGTATCTCTACATCCAG AGCCGTAATGATGTAATCAAGGAGCGGTTTGGTTCGGACTGGAAGTCTGACATCACACTGAAGCTGGCAGCGTTGCACATCTACATCACTGTGTCTGCCGCCAGGCCTAACCAGAAGATCTCCCTGAAGCATGTGGA GAAGGAGTGGGGACTGGAGCCCTTCCTGCCTCTTACCCTCCTGCCCACGGTTAAGGAGAAGAATGTGTGCAAGTCCCTCTCTCAGCTGCTCAAGACCTACCAGCACCCTCCCCCCTCTGGGAACAAG GTGCCCCCTCTCCAGGCAAAGCTGCAGTACATGAGAGTTCTGAATGAGCTGCCACCCTTCGGGGGACTGCTGTTCCACACTGTGGgcctg gaTGAGAAGCAGTCAGCCACCACTCTCCTGGTGGGACCACGTCACGGGATCAGTCATGTCATCGACCTGAAGACCCACCTCACCACAGTCCTGGCCGAGTTCAGCCGGGTCGCCAAGATCCAGCTGTTCAGGGAGACCCAGGGCGTGGCCCGCGTGGAAGTTGGTATTCTTGAGGGCAAGGTAC ctaactctcagccaaccctaaccctgctctgtctttctgtctctcacccTTCTCAGCCTCTGGTGCTTCTCATGGAATGGCCAGATGCCACAAACTTTGCCTGTCTGATCTCTGGCTATTACAAGTTGTTTGTGGACCccaagaaaaatattttctgtCGGACACCTGGTCAGTCCCACATGATCAAGGCAG ATTACAGAAGTGCCCACGCTGTCCCGAGACCTGTGCCCTCCGCCCCAAGCAGCAGCAGGCATGGGGAGGAGGCAGCAGTCAGAGAGGGGCTGCCCGGAGACTCGGGCCAGAGGTCAGCTGGACACTCAGACCCCCTGGGCTTCTGCTACCTTCACATGAAAGAGCAGCACCAACAGCATCAGGACGAACACATGGACATCAACAAGAACCTGATCTCCAGAGAGGAAAGCAGGCCGCGCACAAAGTCGGACCCCACCTCCAAGAGCTCGGAGTCCTTAGCCGTGCCTGAGAGCCCGTCGCTGGTCCGGGCAgctatgggggtgggggggcgggcCCGAGCGTACACTCTGGAACCTGGCCAGCACCCTGGCAGATTCTTCTGCGACTCCTGCAAGGCCAGAATGAAGGCGGCGGCGGCAGGGGCAGTGGGGACGTCAAACGGGAGCTCTCCACAGCTGCAGGTCCCACGTCAGCGCTGCACCCAATCCTGTGCATCCCGGGAAGGCGGCGCCGTGGACCTCATCTCCTTGCCCCCACCCGGGAGTGATGaggatgaagaggaggagggggagggaggagcTATCCAGCCACCACCCCCCGCCATCGCCGCACCACCGCCTGGTTTCCGTGACAACAGCTCGGATGAGGACGACCCTAAGAGACGGGCAGCGGCAGCTGCAGCAGCAGTGGCGGGGGCTACTGGGCCGTTGCCCATGCAGAGGAGGCTGCCACCTGAGGAGGTGCCAGTGACGCTGATCGACAATGTGGCCACGCGGACAGTTCGAGATCATGCCCAGGAGCTGGATGATGCCCTGGTGTCCACTCTGCAGGCTCTGGAGGCCCTGGCTGCATCTGAGGActacccccaccaccaccagcagccccCGCAGACCGCAG GTCTGATCGTGCTGGCGGCCATAACGCCTGAGTCGTCGCTGGACTCCGGACATGAGACCAACTCCTCTGAACTAAATGATATGTCTGAGATGATGTCCGCCATGAAGCAGCACCAAAGCCAGGCCTACCTGTTGGCCCACCACATCAACAAGGAGCGCATCTTCAGCCGCTGTGACTTTCCCTTAGCTATCTCTGGCTGCACGACTCAAGCCCTGGGTGGGGCAGCCTTCTCCGTGGGCCAGCTGTGCACAAGCTGCCCTCCCAAGCCCCTTGTCCTCACCAAGAGCACCCCACTGAAGGTCAGCCCGGGCCAGGAGACCCCCACCTCCACAGGGGAGCAGGGGAGGAACCAAGACCTTTCTCAGAGCCCCCAGAACCCGGGAAAGCTGGACTTGAGTGTTGCGAGCACACCTGGGGCTCTCTGTGACTCTGGTGCCTCTCCTTCTCAAGCCTCTGGGGATCTCAAACATGCCAGCCAGGAGCAGAGGAGCCAGGCCTCCATGGACCTGAAGGTGCTGAGTAATGCGGAGGGCAAACTGAGTCCTACTCCTCCCACAGAGGCAAAAGGAAAAGTCTCTGGTACCACCAGCCCAGAAATTACCAGCAAAGCCTTACCCATTCTCCTGCCTGTGGACAGTGCCATTTCTGCCAAGATTCGACAAACTAACACGTGCCAAGATGCCGAGGCTGCCTCTAGGAAGACCAACAAGCCTTCCAGCTCTAAGGGCATGCTGCCTACTGGGGAGCTGTTCTGCACCTGCCCTGTGCAGCCGGAGCCAGGGGCCCCGCTGCGTCTCAAGGACCACCAGGCCCAAAAGGTGGTGGTGTTCCACTCCTCCTCGCCGACTGATGATGAGCGACTGCGTGCCAAAGCCAAGGGGCTGTACCTGGCCACCAGCAAAGAAAGCGCAGTGAGGGGCACAgggacagagccaggccacAAGCCTGGCCTCCTGGGCCCACCCAAGTACTCTGCACTCAACCCAGAGAAGTCAGAGCGCAAGGAGAAGCCTGAGATCAAGGCAGATTCTGGCCATAGCAAAAACCCCAGTGAGACTCCCAAGTGCTTGAAAACCGCCATTTCACGGGTAGAGAGCACACAAGCAGTTGGGTCAGGGGACACCACTACAGCTGctattgctgctgctgctgcctctGCTGCTGCCACCAATCCCGATGCCGATGCTGCCGAGTGCAAGAAGCTGAGTGTCATGAAACCCAGGCCACAGCGCAGCGCCCCCTTCCTGAGCTTCAGGAACCTGCTGTCCGCCACCTTCCCTGCCCGACTGCGCCGCGAGACAGATGAGCGGCAGGCCCAGTTACAGAAGGTCCGGCAGTATGAGCTGGAGTTCCTGGAGGAACTCCTGAAACCCAAAACGGCACAGGTGGAGTTCCTCCCCCAGGGCGCCTCCCCAATTCCAGCAGGCACGCCCTGCCCCTGCCAACTGCGTACCAGCCCCGTGCAGAAAGTGCCCGGCATCTCCCGGGAGCAGCGCCGGAGCTGCGACTGCAAGAGAATATGCCGGGGTATTCGATTGCCTGACACTCCCATAGGAACAGCcctggagaggagaggaagggagaggacTGTCAACAAGCCCATACCTGTCCCTGCCATCCCCAAGCCCCCCCAGCAACAGGAAGACCTCAGCAGACCCCAGACATTGGAGATCAAGACCACTCGAATCCGCTCCACCAGCCTAGAGTCCCGGGAGCCCCGAGAGCAGCCCATATCCTGCCTGCCCACCTGCACCTCACGCTCAGAGTGCATGGGGGCGCCACAGTACAAGAAGCTCCTGCGCCGCTACAGCATCAGTGAGGCAGACAGCAATGAGAGAGTGCCCCTGTACGCTGAAGTGAAACCCACCAAGACCAAGAGCCTGGAGAAGGGAATGGAACGAGCCAGGACTGCAGCCTCCAAGCAACCGACCCCTGTGGAGCCCTCatacgcacagctgggggaagGGAAGAGGAAGGCAGTGTTCTCCATCCAGTCAGAGGCGGCAAGAGAGCTGGAGCTGCTGCGCGAGGGCCAGGTTGGGGTAGGAGAGGGTGTAGTGGGGCTtccaggagaggaggaggatggcAGGGAGAAGTGCTGCTCCTTCTGTTTCTGCTACCGCAAGTGTGAGGTGACGGACGAGAGCAGCGAGAAGGATGAGCTCTCCTACTCCATCCCACTGCAGGTACTGCCAGGGATGCAGTTGGATGCCAACACCGTTCCCGTAGTCAGCAAGACCTTACAAGTGCTGGATGCGGATGGCTGTAGTGGCGAAGAGGAGCCGCAGAGCCAGGAGATTGACCTCCGCAGCTCGGGTACGCTGGAAGGCAGCCTGTCGCGGGTGCAAGCTCTGCAGGGCAAGACCTTCTCGCTGCCTGATGGCTTCCTCAGTGCCCAGCTGGACGCCAACGAGCTGCTGGCCATCCTGCGGCAGTGCGCAAGCAGCCCCCAGCCAGAGGATGATCCCAGGCTGCTGGCGCCCCGGCTGGTAGAGTACAAGAAGGAGTTGGCACTGAGGTTCAAGGAGTTCCGGGCATCATGTCGGCGGGTGGCAGGCGTGGAGAAGAGCCCCACGCGCATGCTGAGTGCCGTGACCTCCAGCTTCCAAGTGCTGTGTGCGCTGACACAGACCTTCATCCGGCTGGTGCGTGGGGTGCGCTCCGAGGCCCAGCGACTAGAGCTGCTGAGGAAGGTGGAGGAGGTAGCCCTGAACTACACCTTCCTCCTGCGGGCTGCCGAGGAATCCATGGGCCGCTCCAGCAGCCTGCCCACCAAGACCAGCAGCGCCGTCACCCCGCCACCAGCTCCCGGAGGCACCATGGCAGGCTCCCTCACTCGTTCTGTGAAGATCCTCATCGCCAAGTAA